One window from the genome of Asterias rubens chromosome 11, eAstRub1.3, whole genome shotgun sequence encodes:
- the LOC117296567 gene encoding uncharacterized protein LOC117296567 isoform X5, which translates to MKECGGCNYAWYCNKECQRSDWVNHKDFCIKAKEDIKSTAAQIRLLNFRMQRDRLGGSPYYFGNTIAKDFLQLDNNEWSDGSIKKTDLNRDYHILSAGCGDLRNTVLTAASLPARYQGSLYITLNDFDPFVMARNVLFLFMLVRFADTEGIESSLTTIWYSVHITKKEYDLIKTSLDELIQMTPQSLTEVTQGLVKVQGEDLADMSQVWDKWRSLECQRKIQSSINLRKQRQTAFENFKQKHGDNVKYCYTNPLQSPAVKKQTEEWFDHGLFLPKETKQGTMSFDNPTLTGRGASAAPGYETLVRDWNAPKASPKDFAFVYCIRPDSQPFKVWDCLRVRESETRPYPTPMVMYHNYITNLIQKVKHLVQQRRLYIQVSLANSMDFPSIHKSLKMSNYDRIFTSNIADYIGFGKILQIFKPLLNQSNCSSVIVTETINWTQFRPQAVCKPGTEEYNRCIVAYCLDTGRDLKNLLCKFDIGIDTWMDYYDSSPHFVAYLRAQIMGGGFGVPPLTKVPSFGEVMKYNGLEMRDFRKKLNRLVPFQYRVNARDLNVINVTDRAVEWCLPHTDG; encoded by the coding sequence TGTGGAGGTTGCAACTATGCATGGTACTGTAACAAAGAGTGTCAAAGAAGTGATTGGGTCAACCATAAAGATTTTTGCATCAAGGCCAAGGAAGACATCAAATCAACAGCAGCTCAAATTAGACTATTAAACTTCAGAATGCAAAGAGACAGACTTGGTGGTTCCCCTTATTATTTTGGAAACACTATTGCCAAAGACTTCCTTCAACTTGACAACAATGAATGGTCTGATGGGTCAATAAAGAAAACTGACTTGAACAGGGACTATCATATTTTGTCAGCTGGTTGCGGAGACTTACGCAATACTGTCTTGACAGCAGCTTCCCTTCCTGCCAGGTACCAGGGAAGTCTTTACATCACTCTCAATGACTTTGACCCTTTTGTCATGGCAAGAAATGTCTTGTTTCTCTTTATGTTGGTTCGGTTTGCAGACACTGAGGGAATTGAAAGCAGTCTGACTACCATCTGGTACTCAGTTCACATTACAAAGAAAGAGTATGACCTGATCAAGACCAGCTTGGATGAGCTCATTCAGATGACCCCTCAAAGTCTCACAGAGGTCACTCAAGGGTTGGTCAAAGTTCAAGGTGAAGATCTTGCAGACATGAGTCAAGTTTGGGACAAATGGAGATCTTTAGAATGCCAACGAAAGATACAATCCTCAATAAATCTcagaaaacaaagacaaactgcATTTgagaattttaaacaaaagcatGGGGATAATGTGAAGTATTGTTATACCAATCCTTTACAGTCACCTGCTGTTAAAAAGCAAACTGAAGAATGGTTTGACCATGGTCTGTTCCTCCCCAAAGAGACGAAACAAGGGACAATGTCATTTGATAACCCAACACTAACGGGACGTGGAGCTTCAGCAGCTCCAGGTTATGAAACGCTAGTTAGGGATTGGAATGCACCAAAGGCAAGCCCAAAAGATTTTGCCTTTGTGTACTGCATCAGACCAGATTCACAACCTTTCAAAGTGTGGGATTGCTTGAGAGTGAGGGAGTCCGAGACCAGACCCTACCCAACCCCTATGGTGATGTATCACAACTACATCACAAACCTGATACAGAAAGTCAAACATCTAGTTCAGCAGAGAAGACTTTACATCCAAGTTTCTCTGGCCAATTCTATGGACTTTCCTTCAATTCATAAGTCTCTTAAGATGTCCAACTATGACCGCATCTTCACATCCAATATTGCTGACTATATTGGTTTTGGGAAGATTCTACAAATATTTAAACCCCTTCTGAACCAAAGTAACTGCTCCTCAGTAATTGTTACTGAAACAATAAACTGGACTCAATTTCGACCTCAGGCTGTCTGTAAACCTGGGACCGAAGAATACAATAGATGTATTGTAGCATATTGTCTGGATACAGGCAGAGATTTAAAAAATCTACTGTGTAAATTTGATATTGGAATCGATACCTGGATGGACTACTATGATAGTTCCCCTCACTTTGTTGCATATCTGCGTGCACAAATTATGGGCGGGGGTTTCGGGGTACCACCATTGACTAAAGTGCCTTCATTTGGTGAAGTGATGAAGTACAATGGTCTAGAAATGCGTGACTTTCGTAAGAAGCTGAATCGTCTTGTTCCATTTCAATATCGAGTCAATGCTCGTGATTTGAACGTTATAAATGTAACTGACAGAGCAGTTGAGTGGTGTCTGCCACACACTGATGGCTAA
- the LOC117296567 gene encoding uncharacterized protein LOC117296567 isoform X4 produces the protein MDVQRGHCWRCEVQLEQTIHCPDCKMAEYCSSTCEHRDRVRHRSRECPLFGTRSCKKCKKKGTMKECGRCNCKWYCNEECQRSDWAYHKKSCNENKAAIKELAAQLTEKHISMRTDGLCAPPFYFGNCIAKDFLQIANNEWSDGSIKKTDLNRDFHVLSAGCGDLRNTVLTAASLPARYQGSLYITLNDFDPYVMARNVLFLFMLVRFAETDGIESSLTTIWYSVHITKKEYDLIKTSLDELIQMTPQSLTEVTQGLVKVQGKDLAVMSQVWDKWKSLECQRGKPSSINLRQQRQTAFDAFKKEIEQKCGKGKKYGCTNHSQSSSAEKQFEEWFDHGMFLPKEEKQELMSFDNPTLTGHDLPITKKPSPKDHAFVYCVEAVLHPFKVWDCLRVRESETRPYPTPMVMYHNYITKFLKKVKSFIQNGRLFIQVSLANCMDFPSVHNSLKMPNYDRIFTSNIADYVGFAKLLQDFKPLLNSSNHYSVLVTETINWYRLFIQPGNELQVQLCTEAYIQDTGWNLADLLVLDTDVAPSTLLEYFDNAPHFVGYLRAQIMAGGLGIPPLTYLPSIGEVMKYNGLEMRDFRKKLNRLVPFQYRTNARDLTRITATDRAVEWYLPHTDH, from the exons ATGGATGTTCAGCGAGGACATTGCTGGCGTTGTGAAGTTCAACTTGAACAGACCATTCACtgtcctgattgcaagatggcGGAGTATTGTAGCTCAACATGTGAACACAGAGACAGAGTTAGACATAGGAGTAGAGAGTGCCCATTATTTGGAACAAGATCatgcaaaaaatgcaaaaagaagGGTACAATGAAAGAG TGTGGACGTTGCAACTGCAAATGGTACTGTAACGAGGAATGTCAAAGAAGTGATTGGGCCTATCATAAGAAGTCATGCAACGAAAATAAGGCAGCAATAAAAGAACTAGCAGCTCAATTAAcagaaaaacacatttcaatGCGTACCGACGGACTTTGTGCTCCCCCTTTTTATTTTGGAAACTGCATTGCTAAAGATTTCTTGCAAATAGCAAACAATGAATGGTCTGATGGGTCAATAAAGAAAACTGACTTGAACAGGGATTTTCATGTTTTGTCAGCTGGTTGCGGAGACTTACGCAACACTGTCTTAACAGCAGCTTCCCTTCCTGCCAGGTACCAGGGAAGTCTTTACATCACTCTCAATGACTTTGACCCTTATGTCATGGCAAGGAATGTCTTGTTTCTCTTTATGTTGGTTCGGTTTGCAGAAACTGACGGAATTGAAAGCAGTTTGACTACCATCTGGTACTCAGTTCACATTACAAAGAAAGAGTATGACTTGATCAAGACCAGCTTAGATGAGCTCATTCAGATGACCCCTCAAAGTCTCACAGAGGTCACTCAAGGGTTGGTCAAAGTTCAAGGTAAAGATCTTGCAGTCATGAGTCAAGTTTGGGACAAATGGAAATCACTAGAATGCCAACGAGGGAAACCATCCTCAATCAATCTCAGACAACAAAGACAAACTGCATTTGATGCattcaaaaaagaaattgaacaaAAGTGTGGtaagggcaaaaaatatggttgTACAAATCATTCACAGTCATCCAGTGCTGAAAAGCAATTTGAAGAATGGTTTGACCATGGGATGTTCCTCcccaaagaagaaaaacaagaactaATGTCATTTGATAACCCGACACTAACAGGGCATGATCTCCCAATCACTAAAAAGCCGAGCCCAAAGGATCATGCCTTTGTGTACTGTGTCGAAGCAGTTTTACATCCCTTCAAAGTGTGGGATTGCTTGAGAGTGAGGGAGTCTGAGACCAGACCCTACCCAACCCCTATGGTGATGTACCACAACTACATCACAAAATTCCTCAAGAAGGTAAAAAGCTTCATCCAGAATGGAAGACTTTTTATTCAAGTGTCACTAGCCAATTGTATGGACTTTCCTTCAGTACATAATTCTCTAAAGATGCCAAACTATGATCGCATCTTCACATCCAATATTGCTGACTATGTTGGGTTTGCCAAGCTCTTGCAAGACTTCAAACCACTTCTTAATTCTAGTAATCACTACTCAGTACTTGTTACTGAGACAATAAACTGGTATAGACTTTTCATTCAGCCTGGGAATGAACTACAAGTTCAACTTTGTACTGAAGCTTACATTCAGGACACAGGCTGGAATTTAGCTGATCTTCTTGTGCTTGACACTGATGTAGCACCTTCTACCTTGTTAGAGTACTTTGATAATGCCCCTCACTTTGTTGGCTATCTGCGTGCACAAATCATGGCAGGGGGTCTTGGGATACCACCATTGACTTATTTGCCATCAATTGGTGAAGTGATGAAGTACAATGGTCTAGAAATGCGTGACTTTCGTAAGAAGCTGAATCGTCTTGTCCCATTTCAGTATCGAACCAATGCTCGTGACTTGACCAGAATAACTGCAACTGACAGAGCAGTAGAGTGGTATCTGCCACATACTGATCACTAA